The Coleofasciculus chthonoplastes PCC 7420 genome includes a window with the following:
- a CDS encoding UPF0175 family protein: MSLVISDEIIRASGLSEPEFLLEIVLLLFKQKKISLAKASHLLGMPRIRFQHELASRQIPIHYDVEDFETDLSNLRAAGRL, translated from the coding sequence ATGAGTTTAGTTATTTCTGATGAAATTATTCGGGCTAGTGGATTATCTGAACCTGAATTCCTCTTAGAAATTGTTCTGCTGCTATTTAAGCAGAAAAAAATCAGTCTGGCTAAGGCAAGTCATTTGCTAGGGATGCCCCGGATTCGGTTTCAGCACGAATTAGCGTCTCGTCAGATTCCGATTCACTATGATGTGGAGGATTTTGAGACGGATTTAAGCAATTTACGGGCAGCAGGACGGTTGTGA
- a CDS encoding NADPH-dependent FMN reductase: MVKIVGINGSLRAKSYSYQALTLAIQRVQALGASTEILDLRQMQLPFCIGSDDYPGYPDVIRLRETVQEADGLILVTPEYHGGVSGVLKNALDLMTFDHLSGKVTGLLSVLGGQANSNALNELRLIIRWVHGWVIPEQIAFGRAWQAFGEDGKLLDEKLSKRLDQFAESLVDHSRKLRGVL; encoded by the coding sequence ATGGTAAAAATTGTTGGCATCAATGGTAGCCTGCGAGCTAAATCCTATAGCTATCAAGCCTTAACCTTAGCCATCCAGCGTGTGCAAGCCTTGGGCGCATCCACCGAAATTCTTGACCTGCGACAGATGCAGTTACCATTTTGTATCGGTAGCGATGACTATCCCGGTTATCCCGATGTCATCCGGTTACGGGAAACGGTACAGGAAGCCGATGGCTTAATTTTGGTTACACCGGAATATCATGGGGGCGTGAGTGGGGTACTCAAAAATGCCCTGGATTTGATGACATTTGACCATTTATCGGGTAAAGTGACAGGGCTGCTTAGCGTGTTAGGCGGTCAAGCCAATAGTAATGCCCTCAATGAACTCCGGCTGATTATCCGTTGGGTTCATGGTTGGGTGATTCCTGAGCAAATCGCTTTTGGTCGAGCGTGGCAAGCGTTTGGTGAAGATGGCAAGCTTTTAGATGAGAAACTCTCGAAGCGTTTAGATCAGTTTGCGGAAAGTTTAGTTGATCATTCTCGCAAGCTGCGGGGCGTGTTATAA
- the ureC gene encoding urease subunit alpha has product MSYRMDRRAYAETYGPTVGDRIRLADTELFIEVERDFTTYGDEVKFGGGKVIRDGMGQSPISNADGAVDLVITNALILDWWGIVKADIGIKDGKIFQIGKAGNPNIQDNVDIIIGPGTEAVAGEGMILTAGGIDAHIHFICPQQIEVAIASGITTMLGGGTGPATGTNATTCTPGPWNIYRMLQAADAFPVNLGFMGKGNSSQPQGLVEQVLAGAMGLKLHEDWGTTPATIDTCLSVADDYDIQVAIHTDTLNEAGFVENTIAAFKNRAIHTYHTEGAGGGHAPDIIKVCGQANVLPSSTNPTRPYTMNTLEEHLDMLMVCHHLDRGIPEDVAFAESRIRRETIAAEDILHDLGAFSMIASDSQAMGRVGEVIIRTWQTAHKMKVQRGVLPSSSGETVDHDNFRAKRYVAKYTINPAITHGIADYVGSVEAGKLADLCLWKPAFFGVKPEIVIKGGMIAWSQMGDANASIPTPQPIHSRPMFGSFGGAIAATSLTFVSQAALDRDIATQLKLQKPAVAVSNTRQVSKRDMKLNDALPEMEVDPETYEVRADGELLICEPAKSLPMAQRYFLF; this is encoded by the coding sequence ATGAGTTACCGAATGGATCGCCGCGCTTACGCTGAAACGTATGGTCCGACTGTAGGCGATCGCATCCGTCTTGCTGATACTGAATTGTTCATTGAAGTGGAACGAGATTTCACCACGTATGGGGATGAAGTCAAGTTTGGTGGCGGGAAAGTGATTCGGGATGGGATGGGACAATCTCCGATATCAAATGCAGATGGGGCGGTGGATCTGGTGATTACCAATGCCCTAATTTTGGATTGGTGGGGAATTGTCAAAGCTGATATTGGGATTAAAGACGGTAAGATTTTCCAGATTGGCAAAGCTGGAAATCCCAATATTCAAGATAACGTCGATATCATTATTGGTCCGGGGACGGAAGCTGTAGCGGGGGAAGGGATGATTCTCACCGCTGGGGGGATTGATGCCCATATTCACTTTATCTGTCCCCAACAAATTGAAGTCGCGATCGCATCCGGGATTACTACGATGTTAGGCGGCGGTACGGGACCCGCTACCGGCACCAACGCCACCACTTGCACACCGGGTCCGTGGAATATTTATCGGATGCTGCAAGCCGCCGATGCGTTTCCGGTAAATTTGGGATTTATGGGTAAAGGCAATAGTAGTCAACCTCAGGGACTTGTAGAACAAGTGTTAGCGGGGGCAATGGGGTTAAAGTTACATGAAGATTGGGGAACTACGCCAGCCACAATAGACACCTGTCTGAGTGTCGCGGATGACTATGATATTCAAGTCGCCATCCATACCGACACCCTCAACGAAGCCGGATTTGTGGAAAACACGATCGCGGCATTCAAAAACCGCGCTATTCATACCTACCATACCGAAGGTGCAGGTGGGGGTCATGCCCCCGATATTATCAAGGTTTGCGGTCAAGCCAATGTTTTACCCTCCTCCACGAATCCCACTCGCCCCTACACGATGAATACCCTGGAAGAACATCTGGATATGTTGATGGTATGTCATCACTTGGATCGGGGGATTCCAGAAGATGTCGCCTTTGCCGAGTCAAGGATTCGCCGGGAAACGATCGCGGCTGAAGATATTTTGCATGATTTAGGCGCATTTAGTATGATTGCCTCCGATTCCCAGGCGATGGGGCGAGTCGGGGAAGTGATTATTCGCACCTGGCAAACAGCGCACAAGATGAAAGTGCAACGGGGCGTTTTACCTTCATCCTCTGGGGAAACGGTGGATCATGATAACTTCCGGGCAAAGCGGTATGTGGCAAAGTACACGATTAACCCCGCGATTACCCATGGTATTGCTGACTATGTGGGTTCAGTTGAGGCAGGAAAATTGGCAGACTTGTGTTTATGGAAACCTGCCTTTTTTGGCGTGAAACCGGAGATTGTGATCAAAGGCGGTATGATAGCCTGGTCTCAAATGGGAGATGCTAATGCCAGTATACCCACACCCCAACCGATTCACAGCCGTCCCATGTTTGGCAGTTTTGGCGGTGCGATCGCGGCTACGTCGTTAACCTTTGTCTCTCAGGCGGCATTAGACCGAGATATTGCGACACAATTGAAACTACAAAAACCTGCGGTTGCGGTGTCCAATACCCGGCAAGTGAGTAAGCGAGATATGAAATTAAACGATGCATTACCTGAGATGGAAGTTGACCCAGAAACCTATGAAGTTAGGGCAGATGGAGAATTGTTAATTTGCGAACCAGCTAAGAGTTTACCCATGGCACAGCGTTACTTTTTGTTTTAA
- a CDS encoding glycosyltransferase family 2 protein, whose translation MFFSVVIPTYNRLPILQKCLRALEFQHLREDTVVTGYEVVVVDDGSTDGTLEWLDSHRQELSKVRSLSQDHLGPAAARNLGVEQAKGDTIIFIDSDLVVTENFLQAHADALVQGQQQLGSDRVFTYGWVINTNNFDNPSSEPYKITDFSAAYFATGNVAIARKWLEEAGLFDTRFQLYGWEDLELGVRLKQLGLKLIKCPAAVGYHWHPPFNLDQIPQMIDREIQRGRMGVLFYQKHPTWDVRMMIQMTWLHRILWGVLSVGGRLNERTMASFLQYLINRGKPQLALEIARIFLNWYNVQGVYAAYADMEKKRYSA comes from the coding sequence TTGTTTTTCAGCGTTGTTATCCCAACGTACAATCGCTTACCCATTTTACAAAAATGCCTGAGAGCCTTAGAATTCCAACATCTCAGGGAAGATACTGTTGTCACTGGCTATGAAGTTGTCGTGGTGGATGATGGCTCAACGGATGGCACCCTAGAGTGGCTGGACTCTCATCGTCAGGAACTATCCAAAGTGCGATCGCTCTCTCAAGATCACCTAGGTCCAGCCGCCGCCCGAAATCTAGGCGTAGAGCAGGCTAAAGGCGATACAATTATCTTTATCGATAGCGATTTAGTCGTTACCGAGAATTTCCTCCAAGCCCATGCGGATGCATTAGTTCAGGGACAACAGCAATTAGGGAGCGATCGCGTCTTTACTTATGGCTGGGTGATTAATACCAACAATTTCGATAATCCTAGTTCGGAACCCTATAAAATAACGGATTTCTCCGCCGCCTATTTTGCTACTGGAAATGTTGCGATCGCGCGGAAGTGGTTGGAGGAAGCCGGACTCTTTGACACTCGTTTTCAACTCTATGGTTGGGAAGACTTAGAACTAGGTGTTCGCCTCAAACAGTTAGGCTTAAAACTGATTAAATGTCCGGCGGCTGTTGGCTATCATTGGCATCCTCCCTTTAATTTAGACCAAATTCCCCAGATGATTGACCGAGAAATTCAACGGGGACGCATGGGAGTATTATTTTATCAAAAACATCCCACTTGGGACGTGCGAATGATGATTCAGATGACATGGCTGCACCGGATACTGTGGGGAGTTCTTTCCGTGGGTGGGCGATTAAATGAACGAACCATGGCATCTTTCTTGCAATATTTGATTAATCGTGGGAAGCCGCAATTAGCCTTAGAAATTGCCCGAATTTTCCTGAATTGGTATAACGTGCAGGGAGTTTACGCGGCTTATGCGGATATGGAAAAGAAGCGGTATAGCGCGTAG
- the ftsH gene encoding ATP-dependent zinc metalloprotease FtsH — MNNSSWMRSWMGHEPRRGSTSKPKPPQNKLRYWWRMVTSLVIVQGVMLGVPAQAQQTEQKPSLSYGQLLQKIDACTPPPSSPEEEIPPSQTSKTDCTIKKVELDPARDVARVYLAGQEDAEPPQEIMLLEQNGELIGKLRNTNIPLDVTPTTNNSAALGLVMQLFLLLLLLAGLMMILRRSASSSGQALNFGKSRARFQMEAKTGIEFGDVAGIEEAKEELQEVVTFLKQPERFTAIGARIPKGVLLVGPPGTGKTMLAKAIAGEAGVPFFSISGSEFVEMFVGVGASRVRDLFKKAKENAPCLIFIDEIDAVGRQRGAGIGGGNDEREQTLNQLLTEMDGFEGNTGIIIIAATNRPDVLDSALLRPGRFDRHVMVDLPTYNGRLGILDVHSRNKKLAPEISLEAIARRTPGFSGADLANLLNEAAILTARRRKEAITPLEIDDAIDRVSIGLQMTPLLDSKKKRLIAYHEVGHALLMTILKNSDPLNKVTILPRSGGVGGFAQPLPNEEFMDISRSTDLGDLYLPRTWLIDQITIALGGRASEEEVFGHGEVTIGAASDIKKVAELAREMVTRYGMSDLGPVALERPNSEVFLGGGWTQRSDYSEEVAAKIDHRVQAIAMQCYEQARQLIRDNRPLIDRLVDILLEQETIEGEQFRQIVAEHTQLPEKQMAVIH; from the coding sequence ATGAACAACAGTTCCTGGATGAGATCATGGATGGGACATGAACCGCGTAGAGGTTCAACGAGTAAGCCAAAGCCGCCACAGAATAAACTTCGTTATTGGTGGCGTATGGTAACCAGCTTAGTGATCGTTCAAGGTGTGATGTTGGGTGTCCCAGCCCAAGCGCAACAGACGGAACAAAAGCCATCGTTAAGCTATGGGCAGCTTTTGCAGAAAATTGATGCCTGCACGCCGCCCCCCTCATCCCCAGAGGAAGAGATCCCACCGAGTCAGACATCGAAAACGGATTGTACGATCAAAAAAGTTGAACTTGACCCCGCCCGTGATGTTGCTAGAGTCTACTTAGCCGGACAGGAAGACGCCGAACCGCCCCAAGAAATCATGCTACTGGAGCAAAATGGCGAACTGATTGGCAAATTGCGGAACACCAATATTCCCTTGGATGTAACGCCAACCACGAATAATTCCGCCGCTTTAGGGTTGGTGATGCAGTTATTTTTGCTCTTACTCTTACTCGCCGGACTGATGATGATTCTGCGCCGTTCGGCGAGTAGTTCCGGTCAAGCGTTAAACTTTGGCAAATCCCGCGCTCGCTTTCAGATGGAAGCGAAAACAGGGATAGAGTTTGGGGATGTAGCAGGGATTGAAGAAGCGAAAGAAGAATTGCAAGAAGTTGTTACGTTTCTCAAACAACCGGAACGGTTTACCGCCATTGGTGCGCGTATTCCCAAAGGGGTTCTGTTAGTGGGTCCTCCGGGTACAGGAAAAACCATGCTGGCAAAAGCGATCGCGGGAGAAGCGGGGGTTCCGTTCTTTAGTATCTCTGGCAGTGAGTTTGTGGAGATGTTCGTCGGGGTGGGTGCCTCGCGAGTGCGGGATTTATTCAAAAAAGCGAAAGAAAATGCTCCCTGCTTAATCTTCATCGACGAAATCGACGCCGTTGGTAGACAACGGGGTGCGGGTATCGGTGGAGGTAACGATGAGCGAGAGCAAACCCTCAACCAGTTACTCACAGAAATGGATGGGTTTGAGGGAAATACGGGCATTATCATTATTGCGGCGACCAACCGTCCCGATGTTTTAGATTCCGCCCTGCTTAGACCTGGGCGATTTGATCGCCATGTGATGGTAGATCTGCCTACCTATAATGGACGGCTGGGGATCTTGGATGTCCATAGTCGGAATAAAAAATTGGCACCAGAGATATCCTTAGAAGCGATCGCCCGACGCACTCCGGGATTTTCTGGCGCGGATTTGGCGAACCTGCTCAACGAGGCGGCGATCCTCACCGCCCGACGGCGTAAAGAGGCAATCACACCCCTAGAAATTGATGATGCCATCGATCGCGTCAGTATTGGTCTGCAAATGACGCCGCTTCTGGATAGTAAGAAAAAGCGATTAATTGCTTACCATGAGGTCGGACATGCCCTGCTGATGACCATTCTGAAAAATTCTGATCCCTTAAACAAGGTGACAATTTTGCCCCGTTCCGGTGGCGTGGGTGGGTTTGCCCAACCCTTACCTAATGAAGAATTTATGGATATCAGTCGCTCTACTGATCTGGGGGATTTGTATTTGCCTCGGACGTGGCTCATTGATCAGATTACCATTGCCTTAGGGGGTCGGGCTTCGGAAGAAGAAGTCTTTGGTCATGGTGAAGTGACCATTGGTGCGGCTAGTGATATTAAGAAAGTCGCAGAACTGGCGCGTGAGATGGTGACTCGGTATGGGATGTCTGATTTAGGTCCGGTTGCTCTGGAACGCCCGAACAGCGAAGTGTTTCTCGGCGGCGGTTGGACACAGCGATCTGACTATTCCGAAGAAGTTGCCGCTAAAATCGATCATCGAGTGCAAGCGATCGCAATGCAATGCTATGAACAAGCGCGTCAGCTAATTCGCGACAATCGACCGTTAATTGATCGCTTAGTGGACATTTTGTTGGAACAGGAAACCATTGAAGGGGAACAATTCCGACAAATTGTTGCCGAACACACCCAACTGCCAGAAAAACAAATGGCGGTGATACATTAG
- the cbiD gene encoding cobalt-precorrin-5B (C(1))-methyltransferase CbiD produces MSIRSGYTLPVFACASAMAALQWLRQAKPLDAVSVDLIEPQETAEIPIEQVAGIHPGMALAITRSDPGDNIDLTRNTPIWAVVEWGQSEQTEQVQIVGGEGIGRQLNAAGKAAIYAYAETLLQRNLSRLLAPDEKIQVTIILPEGRKLAERTSNAAFGVLEGLSLLGTTGISQPLSAPDQLQAYREQLQIKALCFDCLVFCVGENGLSLARQMGINPEQLVKTANWLGPLLVAAGLQEIPGLLLFGYHGKLIKLAGGIFHTHHHLADGRLEILTAHGAQVGLPTPILQAVFTSPTTEAALTYLRQLDAKEGSDWVNQIYRAIASTIDKRSQDYIYKHSQQEVQVGSLLFDRNRQVIVTSPTGATLLSQLC; encoded by the coding sequence ATGTCAATAAGATCTGGATATACTCTACCCGTCTTTGCCTGTGCTTCCGCTATGGCGGCGTTGCAGTGGTTGCGCCAAGCTAAACCCCTAGATGCCGTATCTGTAGATTTAATTGAACCTCAAGAAACGGCAGAAATTCCGATTGAGCAAGTCGCCGGAATTCACCCAGGAATGGCGTTGGCAATTACCCGCAGTGATCCGGGGGATAACATTGATCTAACCCGAAATACTCCGATTTGGGCAGTTGTGGAATGGGGACAATCTGAGCAAACCGAACAGGTACAGATAGTCGGTGGTGAAGGAATTGGGCGACAATTAAATGCCGCCGGAAAAGCGGCAATTTATGCCTACGCTGAGACGTTATTACAACGGAATCTCAGTCGCTTACTTGCACCCGATGAGAAAATTCAGGTGACAATTATTTTACCCGAAGGACGTAAACTGGCAGAACGGACATCGAATGCTGCATTTGGTGTGCTAGAAGGATTATCATTGTTGGGAACGACAGGTATTTCTCAACCGTTAAGCGCTCCTGATCAACTGCAAGCTTATCGCGAACAACTGCAAATAAAAGCCCTCTGTTTTGATTGTTTAGTCTTCTGTGTGGGAGAAAATGGGTTAAGTTTGGCGCGACAGATGGGCATTAATCCAGAGCAATTAGTCAAAACGGCAAATTGGCTCGGTCCCCTATTAGTGGCGGCGGGATTGCAGGAAATCCCCGGACTTTTATTATTCGGGTATCATGGTAAGCTGATCAAGTTAGCCGGTGGAATTTTTCACACCCATCATCACTTAGCTGATGGACGCTTGGAAATTCTCACCGCTCATGGCGCTCAAGTGGGATTACCCACGCCGATTTTACAGGCAGTTTTTACCAGTCCCACCACCGAAGCCGCGTTGACCTATTTGCGGCAATTGGATGCTAAGGAGGGGAGTGATTGGGTGAATCAGATTTATCGGGCGATCGCGTCTACGATAGATAAACGTAGCCAAGACTATATTTATAAGCATAGCCAGCAAGAAGTACAAGTCGGTTCCCTGTTATTTGATCGCAACCGCCAAGTCATCGTCACTAGCCCAACGGGAGCAACATTACTTTCGCAATTATGTTAA
- a CDS encoding phosphoribosyltransferase yields the protein MSDLYVTWSEYHKKIERLAVKIYQANWEFNQIVCIAKGGLRVGDILCRIYGKPLAILAASSYGGSQNRVRGEITFSHHLTMTTETLGNRVLLVDDLVDSGVSLRESMNWLEERYGNELEEIRTAVLWYKAHSLITPDYYMDYLPDNPWIHQPFEPYEQISPTELAASYLVKEA from the coding sequence ATGTCAGACCTATATGTTACTTGGTCAGAATACCATAAAAAAATTGAACGCCTAGCTGTCAAGATTTATCAAGCCAACTGGGAGTTTAACCAAATTGTCTGCATTGCTAAAGGAGGACTGCGGGTGGGGGATATCCTCTGCCGAATTTATGGTAAACCCTTAGCGATTCTTGCTGCATCCTCTTATGGGGGTTCCCAAAACCGTGTTCGAGGTGAAATCACGTTTTCCCACCATCTGACGATGACAACGGAAACCTTAGGGAATCGTGTGCTGCTGGTAGATGATTTAGTGGATTCTGGCGTTAGCCTACGGGAATCGATGAATTGGCTAGAGGAACGATATGGGAATGAACTGGAAGAGATTCGCACGGCGGTTCTGTGGTACAAAGCTCACTCCCTGATCACCCCTGATTATTACATGGACTATTTACCCGACAATCCCTGGATTCATCAACCCTTTGAACCTTACGAACAGATAAGTCCGACTGAGTTAGCCGCAAGCTATTTGGTCAAGGAAGCCTAA
- a CDS encoding DUF1830 domain-containing protein, with protein sequence MMISAIPSQPTSASAQCLCSYANTTSSLQVIRIGNPSAYSFERIVFPGDRLLFEAASDAQLEVLSTYLGQAIKIEKIPCHQLQVELNQPRLSA encoded by the coding sequence ATGATGATATCAGCCATTCCTTCACAACCGACGAGTGCTTCGGCTCAATGTCTTTGTAGCTATGCCAACACAACTAGCTCCCTGCAAGTGATTCGGATTGGTAACCCTAGCGCTTACAGTTTTGAGCGTATTGTTTTCCCTGGCGATCGCCTGTTGTTTGAAGCGGCATCAGATGCTCAACTCGAAGTTTTATCAACTTATCTGGGTCAAGCGATCAAGATTGAGAAAATTCCCTGTCACCAGTTGCAGGTTGAACTTAATCAGCCTCGGCTATCAGCTTAA
- a CDS encoding twin-arginine translocation signal domain-containing protein: MTDNDKAASDNSPLNPKRRQFIKRCGVLGAGIALSDLILQSANQPVAAAPLQKTPFAGDINSMTTLNPGEIPRRPLGRTGVDVSAIGLGGAHLGNASSQEEATRIVQEAVDAGITFMDNAWRRDGGITAWKMSLPGRFR, encoded by the coding sequence ATGACCGATAACGACAAAGCCGCCAGTGATAACTCCCCACTCAACCCCAAACGCAGGCAGTTTATCAAACGATGCGGTGTCCTCGGTGCAGGAATCGCCCTATCTGACTTAATTTTGCAATCAGCCAACCAACCTGTTGCAGCCGCACCGCTGCAAAAAACGCCCTTTGCAGGAGATATAAATAGTATGACAACTCTCAACCCTGGAGAAATTCCCCGTCGTCCCTTGGGGCGCACTGGCGTAGACGTCTCAGCCATTGGCTTAGGTGGCGCTCATTTGGGTAATGCGTCGAGTCAGGAGGAAGCAACACGCATTGTCCAAGAAGCCGTTGACGCGGGAATCACGTTTATGGATAATGCCTGGAGAAGGGATGGTGGGATAACCGCGTGGAAAATGAGTTTGCCTGGAAGATTTCGGTAG
- a CDS encoding rhodanese-like domain-containing protein codes for MSDPQTTNPIAEAKENVAEAVPTPPPQQMPESSAQAVKSRLQWGEPALTILDVRDRAAFNQARIRGALPMPMDELTDRAISSLEPQREIYVYADNDQQSNQAASPDPPTFLVHRTEFMSRYFYIDYSHSIVPGGLEVIS; via the coding sequence ATGTCAGATCCCCAAACAACGAACCCCATCGCCGAGGCAAAGGAAAACGTAGCTGAGGCAGTTCCTACCCCACCACCCCAACAGATGCCAGAGTCTAGCGCTCAAGCCGTTAAATCCCGCCTCCAATGGGGTGAACCGGCATTGACCATTCTGGATGTTCGCGATCGCGCGGCTTTTAACCAGGCTCGGATCAGAGGTGCGCTGCCTATGCCGATGGATGAATTAACGGATCGTGCCATATCCAGTCTCGAACCGCAACGTGAGATCTACGTCTACGCTGACAATGATCAACAAAGCAATCAAGCTGCATCCCCTGATCCCCCTACTTTCTTAGTACATCGGACAGAATTTATGTCCAGGTACTTCTATATTGACTATTCCCACTCAATCGTTCCCGGTGGCTTAGAGGTAATATCGTAA
- the guaA gene encoding glutamine-hydrolyzing GMP synthase yields the protein MIVILDFGSQYSELIARRIRETQVYSEVISYRTSAEQLRQLSPKGIILSGGPNSVYDDAAPQCDPEILLMGIPILGVCYGMQLMVQQLGGKVTRSQRGEYGKAELHIDDPTDLLTNVEESSTMWMSHGDSCQELPDGFEVLAHTDNTPCAAIADHQKHLYGVQFHPEVVHSVGGIALIRNFVYHICDCEPTWTTEAFVEEAIREIRAKVGDKRVLLALSGGVDSSTLAFLLHKAIGDQLTCMFIDQGFMRKLEPERLVKLFQDEFHIPVEYVNARDRFLARLEGVTDPEEKRRRIGHEFIRVFEEQSKILGPFDYLAQGTLYPDVIESADTNVDPKTGERVAVKIKSHHNVGGLPKDLRFKLVEPLRKLFKDEVRKVGRSIGLPEAIVRRHPFPGPGLAIRIIGEVTAERLNILRDADLIVRQEINRHGLYKELWQAFAVLLPIRSVGVMGDQRTYAYPVVLRLVSSEDGMTADWSRVPYELLELISNRIVNEVKGVNRVAYDITSKPPGTIEWE from the coding sequence ATGATTGTGATTCTGGATTTTGGCTCTCAATATTCAGAACTCATTGCTCGTCGTATCCGCGAAACTCAGGTGTATTCGGAAGTTATCTCCTATCGCACCAGCGCCGAACAACTCCGACAACTGAGTCCCAAAGGAATTATTCTATCGGGAGGTCCGAATTCCGTCTACGATGACGCTGCACCTCAGTGTGATCCCGAAATTTTGCTTATGGGTATCCCTATCTTGGGGGTTTGCTATGGGATGCAGTTAATGGTACAGCAACTAGGTGGGAAAGTAACTCGCTCTCAACGGGGAGAGTATGGCAAAGCCGAGCTGCATATCGATGATCCCACGGACTTGTTGACGAACGTGGAAGAAAGTTCAACGATGTGGATGAGCCATGGGGATTCCTGTCAGGAATTGCCAGACGGCTTTGAAGTCCTAGCCCATACAGATAATACTCCTTGCGCCGCGATCGCGGATCACCAGAAGCATCTCTATGGGGTGCAGTTTCACCCGGAAGTAGTGCATTCAGTTGGCGGTATCGCGTTAATTCGCAATTTCGTGTATCACATCTGCGACTGCGAACCCACTTGGACGACAGAAGCCTTTGTCGAGGAAGCCATTCGCGAAATTCGCGCCAAGGTGGGGGACAAACGGGTATTGCTGGCTCTTTCCGGTGGTGTGGATTCCTCCACCCTCGCCTTCTTATTGCACAAGGCGATTGGCGACCAATTGACCTGTATGTTTATTGACCAAGGCTTCATGCGAAAACTGGAGCCAGAACGGTTGGTTAAGCTATTTCAGGATGAATTCCATATTCCTGTAGAATATGTTAACGCCCGCGATCGCTTTCTGGCTCGACTGGAAGGGGTGACTGATCCCGAAGAAAAGCGTCGCCGGATTGGTCATGAGTTTATTCGTGTCTTTGAAGAACAATCCAAAATCCTGGGTCCTTTTGACTATTTGGCTCAGGGTACGCTTTACCCCGATGTGATTGAGTCGGCGGATACTAATGTTGATCCCAAAACCGGGGAACGAGTGGCGGTGAAAATTAAGAGTCATCATAACGTCGGGGGTTTACCCAAAGACTTGCGCTTTAAGCTAGTGGAACCCTTACGGAAACTCTTCAAAGATGAAGTTCGCAAAGTGGGACGTTCCATTGGTTTACCCGAAGCAATTGTTCGGCGTCATCCCTTCCCCGGACCTGGATTAGCGATTCGGATTATTGGCGAAGTCACCGCTGAACGGCTGAATATTCTGCGCGATGCGGATTTGATTGTGCGTCAGGAAATTAATCGCCACGGACTTTATAAAGAACTTTGGCAAGCGTTTGCTGTTTTACTCCCGATTCGCAGTGTTGGGGTAATGGGGGATCAGCGCACCTATGCGTATCCGGTTGTGCTGCGTTTGGTCAGTAGTGAGGACGGGATGACGGCGGATTGGTCACGAGTTCCTTATGAGTTACTCGAACTCATTTCTAATCGGATTGTGAATGAAGTTAAGGGTGTGAATCGGGTGGCTTACGATATTACCTCTAAGCCACCGGGAACGATTGAGTGGGAATAG
- a CDS encoding M23 family metallopeptidase translates to MSGVFPRQRHKKHKTTVKRFLLFAGLSLISLILWGVITQHRVTASEVMPTQITTNTNTYWQGGSFPVENFQAYTSPYGYRRSPRGSGTEFHRGLDIAAPEGSYIRNWWAGQVVSLSDNTACGTSITIQSGEWKHIYCHLKGHVETDNQGMYLSDRSGGIQIWKGQQIPTGTRIGRVGMTGRTTGPHLHWGLKYADKYIDPALVLREMYRRQTASN, encoded by the coding sequence ATGTCAGGAGTATTTCCACGCCAACGACACAAAAAACACAAGACAACAGTAAAACGCTTTCTCCTGTTCGCTGGACTAAGTTTAATCAGTCTTATCCTCTGGGGAGTCATCACCCAACACCGAGTGACCGCCTCAGAGGTTATGCCTACTCAGATAACGACCAACACCAACACCTATTGGCAGGGAGGTTCGTTTCCCGTTGAGAATTTTCAGGCTTATACCTCTCCCTACGGCTACCGTCGTTCTCCCCGTGGCTCAGGTACAGAATTTCATCGCGGCTTAGACATCGCCGCACCCGAAGGCAGTTACATTCGCAACTGGTGGGCAGGTCAGGTGGTATCCCTCTCCGATAATACCGCCTGTGGCACCTCTATCACCATCCAATCCGGTGAGTGGAAACATATCTACTGTCACCTCAAAGGTCATGTAGAAACAGATAACCAAGGTATGTATTTGAGCGATCGCAGTGGCGGGATTCAAATCTGGAAAGGTCAACAGATACCCACCGGCACCCGAATTGGTCGTGTGGGTATGACGGGGCGAACCACGGGTCCTCATTTGCATTGGGGGTTAAAGTACGCCGACAAATACATTGACCCCGCCTTAGTTCTCCGGGAAATGTACCGACGGCAAACAGCATCGAATTAA